One Mucilaginibacter ginkgonis genomic region harbors:
- a CDS encoding UDP-2,3-diacylglucosamine diphosphatase: MPIRDKIYFASDFHLGNSNYHAHTERELRIVRWLDMVKEDAAELYLVGDIFDFWFEYKTVVPKGYIRFLGKLAEFADLGVKLTFFKGNHDMWMFGYLTEELGADIISDELIIERGGKRFYIHHGDGLGPGDRKYKFLKKFFRSPVCQWLFERLHPNLGVGIANAWSKRSRISNGKKTDRVMHQHEWLAEYSRDVLTKEHFDYLIFGHRHMAMDVKLSDTSRYINLGEWVYTSSYAVFDGKDVKLLAFERDLELMDFTAALTVGH, translated from the coding sequence TGCCCATACCGAACGTGAGCTGCGTATAGTTCGCTGGCTGGATATGGTCAAGGAAGATGCTGCCGAGCTTTACCTGGTGGGCGATATTTTCGACTTCTGGTTTGAGTATAAAACGGTAGTGCCGAAGGGATACATCCGCTTCTTAGGTAAACTGGCAGAATTTGCCGACCTGGGCGTAAAGCTCACTTTTTTTAAAGGCAACCACGATATGTGGATGTTTGGCTACCTTACCGAAGAACTGGGCGCCGATATCATCAGCGATGAACTGATCATTGAACGCGGCGGCAAACGCTTTTACATTCACCACGGTGATGGCCTTGGCCCCGGCGACCGTAAGTATAAATTCCTTAAGAAGTTTTTCCGCAGTCCGGTATGCCAGTGGTTATTCGAGAGGTTGCACCCCAACCTGGGTGTAGGTATTGCCAACGCTTGGAGCAAACGCAGCCGCATCAGCAACGGCAAAAAAACCGACAGGGTAATGCATCAGCACGAATGGCTTGCAGAATACAGCCGTGATGTGCTTACTAAAGAGCATTTCGACTACCTGATCTTTGGCCACCGCCACATGGCTATGGATGTAAAGCTAAGCGACACCAGTCGCTATATCAACCTGGGCGAATGGGTGTACACCAGCAGCTACGCCGTTTTCGACGGAAAGGATGTAAAACTGCTTGCCTTTGAGCGCGACCTGGAGCTGATGGATTTTACCGCAGCATTGACGGTGGGGCATTAA
- the prfA gene encoding peptide chain release factor 1, producing MLDKLELIKERWKTVEGELSSPDAMADMKRFAQLSKEYKDLTLIVNEYDVYKNIMSNINSSKEILATEKDEEFREMAKMELDELLTQQEEMEEKIRLMLIPKDPEDAKHAIIEIRGGTGGDEAALFAGDLYRMYMRYCERQGLRTELVDYTEGTAGGYKEIVFNVLADDAYGTLKYESGVHRVQRVPDTETQGRVHTSAASVVVLPEVDEFDIDLQVSDIRKDLFCASGPGGQSVNTTYSAVRLTHIPTGIVAQCQDQKSQLKNYDKALQVLRSRVYEMELQKHMEEVSKKRKTMVSTGDRSAKVRTYNYPQGRVTEHRIGLTIYNLPNVMNGDLQEIMESLQFAENAEKLKEGTVA from the coding sequence ATGTTAGATAAATTAGAACTGATTAAAGAACGCTGGAAAACGGTTGAAGGCGAGTTGAGCAGCCCCGACGCGATGGCCGACATGAAGCGCTTTGCCCAACTGAGTAAAGAATATAAAGACCTTACACTTATTGTGAACGAGTATGATGTTTATAAGAATATTATGAGCAACATAAACTCGAGCAAGGAGATTTTGGCTACCGAGAAGGACGAGGAGTTTCGGGAGATGGCTAAGATGGAGCTGGATGAACTGCTGACCCAGCAGGAAGAGATGGAAGAAAAGATACGCCTGATGCTGATCCCCAAAGACCCCGAGGATGCCAAGCATGCCATTATCGAGATACGCGGTGGTACCGGCGGCGACGAGGCTGCTCTTTTTGCCGGCGACCTCTACCGTATGTACATGCGCTACTGCGAACGCCAGGGCCTGCGTACCGAATTGGTTGATTATACCGAAGGCACCGCAGGTGGCTATAAAGAGATTGTGTTTAATGTATTGGCAGATGACGCCTACGGCACGTTGAAATATGAGTCGGGGGTGCACCGTGTACAGCGCGTGCCTGATACCGAAACCCAGGGAAGGGTGCATACTTCGGCGGCGTCTGTAGTGGTACTGCCCGAGGTTGACGAGTTTGACATAGACCTTCAGGTGAGTGATATCCGTAAGGACCTGTTCTGCGCTTCGGGGCCGGGCGGGCAGTCGGTAAATACTACCTATTCGGCAGTTAGGCTTACGCACATCCCTACTGGTATCGTCGCCCAGTGCCAGGACCAGAAGTCGCAGCTGAAAAACTATGACAAGGCCTTACAGGTATTGCGCAGCCGTGTATACGAAATGGAATTGCAGAAACACATGGAGGAGGTTTCTAAAAAACGCAAAACCATGGTATCTACCGGCGACCGCTCTGCCAAAGTACGCACCTACAACTACCCGCAAGGGCGCGTAACAGAGCACCGCATAGGTTTAACCATATACAATTTGCCTAATGTAATGAACGGCGACTTGCAGGAAATTATGGAATCGCTGCAGTTTGCAGAGAACGCAGAAAAGCTGAAAGAGGGTACGGTAGCGTAA
- a CDS encoding GIY-YIG nuclease family protein translates to MAFYVYIIQSQVEGSFYKGFSENPVQRLAQHNDGSATYTSRKIPWKLVYVEEFPSKQEALIREKNLKNATIERINALINHPKNIVARLE, encoded by the coding sequence ATGGCTTTTTACGTTTACATTATCCAGAGTCAGGTTGAAGGAAGCTTTTATAAAGGCTTTTCAGAAAATCCCGTGCAAAGACTTGCGCAGCATAACGACGGTAGTGCTACTTACACGTCAAGAAAAATTCCATGGAAACTTGTTTATGTAGAAGAGTTTCCATCAAAACAAGAGGCTTTAATTCGCGAGAAAAATTTAAAGAATGCTACCATCGAACGAATTAACGCATTGATAAATCACCCAAAAAATATCGTGGCGAGGTTAGAATAA
- a CDS encoding IS3 family transposase, whose protein sequence is MQKRSRGLRELCRLLGYSSQAYYQHHRSTEMRTFKQEEIIQQVMAHRRRQPRLGARKLLELIRPGIGRDAFFELLRENGLLVRRKIYRTRTTFSCHRFKKYPDLTGGLVPAAPGRLWVSDITYIRVGQGFAYLSLVTDAYSRKIIGFCLSHDLSTGSCLTALEMALSQKQPDTPLIHHSDRGTQYCSGTYTALLIKEGIGISMTQSGNPRDNAIAERVNGILKLELLNEAYKNLSGATRAVRSAINTYNNLRPHSSIDMMTPQAAHRESGPLRRRWRNYYPNHQQITEQV, encoded by the coding sequence ATGCAAAAACGCAGCCGCGGGCTGCGCGAGTTATGCAGACTGCTTGGTTACAGTTCACAAGCCTATTACCAGCATCACCGGTCCACAGAAATGCGGACTTTTAAACAAGAAGAAATCATTCAGCAAGTAATGGCACACCGTCGCCGCCAGCCGCGGCTGGGTGCAAGGAAACTGCTTGAACTGATACGGCCCGGCATAGGGCGGGATGCATTCTTTGAGCTTTTGAGAGAAAACGGCTTGCTGGTGCGCAGGAAAATATACCGTACGCGTACCACCTTTTCCTGCCACCGCTTTAAGAAATACCCCGACCTGACGGGCGGCCTGGTGCCTGCAGCGCCGGGGCGGCTGTGGGTGAGCGATATCACTTACATCCGCGTGGGGCAGGGCTTTGCTTACCTGAGCCTGGTCACGGATGCTTACAGCCGAAAGATCATTGGCTTCTGTCTGAGCCATGATCTTTCTACCGGCAGCTGCCTTACAGCACTTGAAATGGCCTTATCACAAAAGCAACCCGACACCCCGCTGATCCATCATTCGGATCGCGGCACGCAATATTGCAGCGGTACCTATACAGCACTTTTGATCAAAGAAGGCATTGGTATCAGTATGACCCAAAGCGGGAACCCGCGTGATAATGCCATTGCAGAACGTGTAAACGGTATACTTAAACTTGAACTGTTAAATGAGGCTTACAAAAACCTGAGCGGTGCAACACGTGCGGTACGCAGCGCTATAAATACTTACAACAACTTAAGGCCGCACAGCAGTATAGATATGATGACACCACAGGCAGCACACCGGGAATCCGGACCCCTCAGGCGGCGATGGCGAAACTATTATCCCAATCATCAACAAATAACAGAGCAAGTGTAA
- a CDS encoding helix-turn-helix domain-containing protein gives MDKWKAERIIHEREIMGKSLRTLAKKYGVSPTTISRIVNKDKLNEKALRSSKKTVLPDDVSLLKAMLRTEQLKNELLNNIIDIADKELGTNIRKKSGTRQSE, from the coding sequence ATGGACAAATGGAAAGCGGAGCGTATCATACATGAGCGTGAGATCATGGGTAAGAGTTTGCGTACCTTAGCAAAAAAGTACGGCGTATCACCCACAACTATTTCCCGCATAGTGAACAAGGACAAGTTAAACGAAAAGGCATTGAGAAGTTCGAAGAAGACAGTTCTTCCCGATGATGTGTCTTTATTGAAAGCGATGTTACGGACAGAGCAGCTAAAGAATGAGCTGCTGAATAACATCATAGATATAGCAGATAAGGAGCTGGGTACCAACATCAGAAAAAAGTCTGGCACCAGGCAGTCGGAGTAA
- a CDS encoding DUF3072 domain-containing protein, producing MKSNDQEEKLFDEQHTGNIKGSNMIKDPQDWKTGDEPMTGAQHSYLETLSAEAGEEMDETLNKAQASQKIDELQHQTGRGVDDGGGK from the coding sequence ATGAAAAGCAACGATCAGGAAGAAAAACTATTCGACGAGCAGCATACCGGCAATATCAAAGGTTCTAATATGATTAAAGACCCGCAGGACTGGAAGACCGGGGATGAACCAATGACCGGTGCACAGCACTCGTACCTGGAAACGCTGTCGGCAGAGGCGGGCGAAGAAATGGATGAGACGCTAAACAAAGCGCAGGCATCACAAAAGATCGACGAACTGCAGCACCAAACCGGCCGCGGTGTAGATGACGGCGGCGGAAAGTAG
- a CDS encoding DUF4385 domain-containing protein, which translates to MSDKPSYLDFDKPAYSWKPDIDYRKHPELYKVGKGEQGVLICEPYKSEIGQHWRFKDVAVAKQSSEQIYILFEGYLEKDDFVGADMARKYLQMGYTRARRYANYKGGKKYNKDNHYQQLERGTGETEKAASAAIFYKKWKAAEANIHYATMKKAWKKERG; encoded by the coding sequence ATGAGCGACAAGCCATCATATCTCGATTTTGACAAGCCGGCTTACTCCTGGAAGCCGGATATAGATTACCGCAAGCACCCGGAATTATATAAAGTTGGCAAAGGTGAGCAGGGGGTGCTTATTTGTGAGCCGTATAAATCTGAAATTGGACAACATTGGCGTTTTAAGGATGTTGCGGTTGCCAAACAAAGCAGTGAACAGATATATATACTATTTGAGGGCTATCTTGAAAAAGATGATTTTGTAGGTGCCGATATGGCCCGTAAATATCTGCAAATGGGCTACACCCGTGCACGTAGGTATGCTAACTACAAAGGCGGCAAAAAGTACAATAAGGATAACCACTACCAACAACTTGAACGGGGCACCGGCGAAACGGAAAAGGCAGCCTCCGCGGCGATATTTTATAAGAAATGGAAAGCCGCGGAAGCAAATATCCATTATGCCACAATGAAAAAAGCCTGGAAAAAAGAGCGGGGATAA
- a CDS encoding TMEM175 family protein produces MEILLLVMEMQQKKPLELERLIFFSDAIVAIAITLLAFNLKLDVPAGKPLTFADLMRPWETYLTFVLSFLNIAGFWQTHHTIFVFIRKIDRKMVVLNLVWLFFIVILPFTTSVIGSHFGSIPAVFLYCSNVFMLSLMQKFIWDYGNDETADKAYQADQKLEHIDTMFTLHLLNGVVAIACSFFYPVTAFILLFFKIPLFVAASFYIAGIRRQQKRAGKVS; encoded by the coding sequence ATGGAAATACTACTTTTGGTTATGGAGATGCAGCAAAAGAAACCGCTTGAGTTAGAGCGACTGATATTTTTCAGCGACGCCATCGTCGCCATTGCCATTACCCTTTTGGCATTCAACTTAAAGCTGGATGTACCCGCAGGCAAGCCGCTCACCTTTGCCGACCTGATGCGCCCCTGGGAAACCTATCTTACTTTTGTACTCTCGTTCCTTAACATAGCCGGGTTCTGGCAAACGCATCACACCATTTTTGTATTCATCCGCAAGATAGACCGTAAGATGGTAGTGCTTAACCTGGTTTGGTTGTTCTTTATCGTGATACTGCCGTTCACCACTTCTGTAATCGGATCACACTTTGGCAGCATCCCTGCAGTGTTTCTGTATTGCAGCAACGTGTTTATGCTTTCGCTGATGCAGAAATTTATCTGGGATTACGGCAATGATGAAACCGCCGACAAAGCTTATCAGGCAGACCAAAAACTGGAACACATCGATACAATGTTTACCCTGCACCTGCTGAACGGCGTAGTGGCTATAGCCTGCTCCTTCTTTTATCCGGTAACGGCTTTTATACTGCTCTTCTTCAAAATACCGCTCTTTGTGGCAGCATCATTCTACATAGCAGGTATCCGCAGGCAACAAAAAAGGGCAGGGAAAGTGAGTTGA
- a CDS encoding DUF2911 domain-containing protein, translating into MKQLSIILAAIAAFISFNAQAQITPQPSTTQSVVQDFGLGKINLTYSRPNVKGRKIFGGMEPYGTVWRTGANSATVIKFSDDVTLEGHEVPAGEYGLFSIPGVSEWTIILSKQPKQWGAYSYKEADDYVRFKVKTEHLPALTETMTLAFTSVLPTTCNLQMMWDHSGFTIHMATDIDAKVMARIDSAMNTAKKPYYEALIYYYNNNKDMNKALAWANELEKDKNFPPFVPKLWKARVLLRKGDKAAAIATAEEGAKIAAAAKTDEYVRLNNEVIAQAKR; encoded by the coding sequence ATGAAACAGCTATCTATCATTTTAGCAGCCATTGCCGCATTTATATCTTTCAATGCACAAGCACAAATAACTCCCCAGCCAAGTACTACCCAAAGTGTAGTACAGGATTTTGGCCTCGGTAAGATTAATCTAACCTATTCCCGCCCTAATGTAAAGGGCCGTAAAATATTCGGCGGGATGGAGCCATACGGAACGGTTTGGCGTACAGGTGCAAACTCGGCTACGGTAATAAAATTCAGCGATGATGTTACTTTGGAAGGTCACGAAGTGCCGGCGGGCGAGTATGGCTTATTCAGCATCCCCGGCGTAAGCGAGTGGACCATCATCCTGAGCAAACAACCTAAACAATGGGGTGCCTATTCCTACAAAGAAGCAGATGATTATGTGCGCTTCAAGGTTAAGACAGAACACCTGCCCGCGCTTACAGAAACCATGACGCTTGCCTTTACCAGCGTGCTGCCTACCACCTGCAACCTGCAAATGATGTGGGATCATAGCGGCTTTACTATCCATATGGCTACCGACATCGACGCCAAAGTAATGGCAAGGATAGACTCGGCCATGAACACCGCCAAAAAGCCTTACTATGAAGCGCTGATCTATTACTATAACAATAACAAAGACATGAACAAGGCCTTGGCGTGGGCAAATGAGTTGGAAAAAGACAAAAACTTTCCACCGTTTGTGCCTAAGCTGTGGAAGGCCCGCGTGCTATTAAGGAAAGGCGATAAAGCTGCTGCCATCGCCACCGCCGAGGAGGGTGCTAAAATTGCTGCCGCTGCCAAGACCGACGAGTATGTTCGCCTTAATAACGAAGTGATCGCGCAAGCGAAAAGATAA
- a CDS encoding YtxH domain-containing protein produces MKNPFEKEDNSSLIIGMLIGSLAAGAATYLFMTKRGATIRGEVSKQLNTLLKKIKGGESATENVEDHSKDYLHKKHKAPKTDREDLLKHHILAE; encoded by the coding sequence ATGAAAAATCCATTTGAAAAGGAAGACAATAGCTCACTAATCATTGGTATGCTAATTGGTTCGCTGGCCGCAGGCGCGGCAACATATTTGTTCATGACCAAAAGAGGTGCAACTATACGCGGCGAGGTATCCAAACAATTAAATACCTTACTAAAAAAAATTAAGGGCGGCGAGTCCGCTACCGAAAATGTCGAAGATCACTCAAAGGACTACCTGCATAAAAAGCACAAAGCACCAAAAACAGACCGTGAAGATCTGCTAAAACACCATATTCTGGCTGAATAA